A genome region from Paenibacillus pabuli includes the following:
- a CDS encoding GNAT family N-acetyltransferase, whose product MKIQLLSLNDLETTGQLWRLQHVAYRLEAEMIGFQEIPPLMDTIESLQSCGETFYGCLDDDEELVGAVAVAEEEKDTLTITRMMVHPEHFRKGIAAALMRHVFEQYPDLPRYIVSTGTLNQPAVNLYTKFGFIPVEVTQIAPGVELTTFHKNKH is encoded by the coding sequence ATGAAGATTCAATTACTGTCATTAAATGATCTGGAGACGACAGGACAGCTATGGCGGCTTCAGCATGTAGCTTATCGCCTGGAAGCGGAGATGATCGGTTTTCAGGAAATTCCGCCTTTAATGGATACGATCGAATCCCTGCAAAGCTGCGGAGAGACTTTTTACGGTTGTCTGGATGATGACGAAGAACTCGTGGGTGCCGTTGCAGTGGCGGAGGAAGAGAAGGACACATTGACGATAACACGCATGATGGTCCACCCTGAGCATTTTCGCAAAGGAATTGCAGCCGCATTGATGAGACATGTGTTCGAGCAGTATCCGGATCTTCCGCGGTATATTGTATCAACAGGTACACTGAACCAACCGGCTGTCAATTTATATACCAAATTCGGTTTTATACCCGTGGAGGTTACACAGATTGCACCAGGTGTGGAATTAACGACATTTCATAAGAATAAACATTAA
- a CDS encoding MgtC/SapB family protein, with translation MGNPWFIDEWHILLRLLLAMLLGGLVGLERERSNHAAGLRTHILVCLGSALIMMLSVYGFKDFANELNVRIDPARLATAVITGVGFLGAGTILFTGKSITGLTTAASIWVVAAIGLAAGAGFFFASIVSTVLVLLNLWVFNKLELRYIRGNKLHVVTLHTLSEPGFLEQVSSFMEQEKIKIRKITVNEQDLAFAEVISVERKIEIVLHVHVPHELNTVQLVTKLRQWDHVTKVSIE, from the coding sequence TTGGGCAATCCTTGGTTTATCGATGAGTGGCACATTTTATTACGTTTATTACTAGCCATGCTGCTTGGAGGACTTGTAGGTCTGGAGCGTGAACGTTCCAATCATGCTGCTGGTCTGCGTACCCACATTCTGGTCTGTCTCGGGTCTGCACTGATCATGATGTTGTCTGTTTATGGTTTTAAAGATTTTGCCAATGAATTAAATGTGCGGATTGATCCCGCCCGTCTGGCTACAGCGGTTATTACGGGTGTCGGCTTCCTGGGAGCGGGTACGATTCTGTTTACCGGAAAGTCCATTACAGGACTCACCACTGCGGCTTCGATCTGGGTTGTAGCAGCCATTGGACTGGCCGCGGGCGCAGGGTTCTTTTTTGCCTCCATCGTATCTACGGTTCTGGTACTGCTCAACCTGTGGGTGTTCAACAAGCTGGAGCTCAGGTATATACGAGGAAACAAGCTGCATGTCGTCACACTGCATACTTTGTCTGAACCTGGCTTCCTGGAACAGGTGTCTTCATTCATGGAGCAAGAGAAGATTAAAATACGCAAAATCACAGTCAATGAGCAGGATCTGGCTTTTGCCGAAGTCATTTCGGTTGAACGAAAGATTGAGATTGTACTCCACGTGCATGTCCCGCATGAACTCAATACAGTGCAGCTGGTAACCAAGCTAAGACAATGGGACCATGTGA